The following proteins are co-located in the Candidatus Nitrotoga sp. AM1P genome:
- the carA gene encoding glutamine-hydrolyzing carbamoyl-phosphate synthase small subunit — protein sequence MSQTNPAILVLADGTVFRGTAIGVSGMCVGEVVFNTSMTGYQEILTDPSYFKQIVTMTYPHIGNVGVNVEDKESRQVFASGLVIRDLSLTVSNWRSTQSLSDYLKANKIVAISDIDTRKLTRILREKGAQNGCIATGIDEGAALHAACEFVGLDGMDLAQYASCEKYYDWTQREWNLKDGYRSNERSEFHVVAYDFGTKHNILRKLAERGCKITVVPAKTSAEDVLALKPDGVLLPNGPGDPEPCNYAIAATQQFLRVGVPLFGICLGHQILSLAVGAKTVKMKLGHRGANHPVQDLQSKQVMITSQNHGFAVDATTLPANARVTHVSLFDGTLQGFELTDKPAFCFQGHPEASPGPHDVDYLFDRFVTLMRKSS from the coding sequence GTGTCACAAACGAACCCTGCCATTTTAGTGCTTGCCGATGGGACGGTGTTTCGTGGTACTGCCATTGGTGTTTCTGGCATGTGCGTGGGCGAGGTGGTGTTTAATACCTCGATGACCGGCTACCAGGAAATTCTTACTGACCCATCCTACTTTAAACAGATTGTCACTATGACTTATCCTCACATCGGCAATGTGGGCGTGAATGTTGAGGATAAAGAATCGCGCCAAGTGTTTGCCAGTGGACTGGTGATCCGTGATTTGTCCTTGACGGTGAGCAACTGGCGCAGTACGCAATCGCTGTCCGATTACCTCAAAGCCAATAAAATAGTGGCGATTTCCGACATTGACACCCGTAAGCTAACGCGCATTTTGCGCGAAAAGGGTGCTCAAAACGGCTGTATTGCCACTGGTATAGATGAGGGGGCGGCGCTACATGCGGCGTGCGAATTTGTGGGGCTGGACGGAATGGATCTGGCACAGTATGCCTCTTGTGAAAAATATTACGATTGGACGCAACGAGAGTGGAATTTGAAGGACGGCTACCGCAGTAATGAGCGTTCCGAATTTCATGTGGTGGCATATGATTTTGGTACTAAGCACAATATTCTGCGCAAGCTGGCCGAACGCGGCTGCAAGATTACAGTTGTGCCCGCTAAGACCAGTGCCGAAGATGTATTGGCGCTCAAGCCGGACGGAGTGTTACTGCCAAATGGCCCGGGTGATCCTGAGCCGTGCAATTATGCTATTGCGGCAACGCAGCAATTTTTACGTGTGGGTGTGCCATTGTTCGGTATTTGCCTGGGACATCAGATTCTTAGCTTGGCAGTGGGAGCTAAGACGGTGAAAATGAAACTTGGTCATCGAGGCGCAAACCATCCGGTTCAGGATCTGCAGAGTAAGCAGGTGATGATTACCAGCCAGAACCACGGTTTTGCGGTGGATGCGACGACCTTGCCAGCGAATGCGCGTGTGACACATGTGTCGCTGTTCGATGGCACGCTACAGGGCTTCGAGTTGACCGATAAGCCTGCGTTCTGTTTCCAGGGCCATCCTGAAGCCAGTCCCGGCCCACATGATGTGGATTATTTGTTTGATCGCTTCGTGACGCTGATGCGCAAGAGTTCCTGA
- the hrcA gene encoding heat-inducible transcriptional repressor HrcA, whose protein sequence is MLNNRAQILLKTLVDRYINNGLPVGSRALLEFSGLEVSSATIRNVMADLEEMGLVSSPHTSAGRVPTARGYRLFIDTLMVVQPLDSARVQQLEHQLQPDNPSRLLMQASNLLSELTHFAGVVATPKRAAITVSHVEFLRLSKKRVLLIIVMPNNEVENRVLLTHKDYTQSQLTEAGNFLNQHYADCPFQDIHQRVQSELHQLQHDLTSLMSAAMAASDTVIARKNEDYVISGERNLLYINDLSSNMEQLRGLFNVFEQKTELLQLLNVSRHAPGVHIFVGNESGLPGLDECSVVSAPYTSDGQIIGTLAVVGPKRMNYEKVVPIVDITSKLLSNALSQH, encoded by the coding sequence ATTCTTAACAACCGCGCACAAATTTTGCTTAAGACATTGGTGGATCGCTATATTAACAATGGTCTGCCGGTGGGTTCACGCGCGCTGCTAGAGTTTTCCGGTTTAGAAGTCAGCTCCGCAACTATCCGTAATGTAATGGCGGATCTCGAAGAAATGGGACTGGTGAGCAGTCCGCACACTTCCGCTGGACGCGTACCGACAGCGCGGGGTTATCGTTTGTTTATCGACACACTGATGGTGGTGCAACCGCTGGACAGCGCACGTGTGCAACAACTCGAACACCAATTACAACCGGATAATCCTTCTCGCTTGCTGATGCAAGCGTCCAATTTATTGTCGGAGCTTACACATTTTGCCGGTGTAGTTGCCACGCCAAAGCGCGCCGCCATCACCGTGAGCCATGTCGAATTTTTACGCCTGTCCAAAAAGAGAGTTCTGCTAATTATCGTAATGCCAAACAACGAGGTGGAAAACCGCGTATTACTGACGCACAAGGATTACACCCAATCACAGCTCACTGAAGCTGGCAATTTTTTAAATCAACACTATGCCGACTGCCCGTTCCAGGATATTCACCAACGCGTGCAATCCGAGTTACATCAACTACAGCACGACCTGACATCACTAATGAGTGCAGCGATGGCGGCAAGCGATACGGTAATTGCACGAAAAAATGAAGATTACGTGATTAGTGGAGAACGTAATCTACTGTATATAAATGATCTTTCATCTAACATGGAACAACTACGCGGGCTGTTCAACGTGTTCGAACAGAAAACCGAGCTGCTGCAGTTACTTAATGTAAGCCGCCATGCACCCGGCGTGCATATTTTTGTCGGTAACGAATCCGGGTTGCCCGGATTAGACGAGTGCAGCGTAGTTAGTGCACCTTACACTTCTGACGGTCAAATTATTGGCACGCTGGCAGTGGTCGGTCCTAAACGAATGAATTACGAAAAAGTCGTCCCGATTGTGGACATCACCTCCAAGCTGCTCAGCAATGCGCTGTCGCAACATTAG
- a CDS encoding outer membrane protein assembly factor BamE, with product MRIKLIVVSVLLVSCSEMTMPKLPSFTAHKMEINQGNMVTPEMRHKLKLGMTRLQVQAVLGTPLVNDAFHTNRWDYVYRLEKKGKLLEKQRMTLYFEGDYLTRIDDGNMPVLPAMVVPVLTEPVGEN from the coding sequence ATGCGCATTAAGTTGATTGTTGTCTCTGTGTTGCTCGTTTCGTGCAGTGAAATGACTATGCCCAAGCTACCCTCGTTCACTGCTCACAAGATGGAAATTAATCAAGGCAATATGGTTACTCCTGAAATGCGTCATAAGCTCAAGTTAGGTATGACGCGATTGCAAGTGCAGGCTGTTCTTGGTACGCCACTAGTCAATGATGCCTTTCATACTAACCGTTGGGATTATGTCTATAGGCTCGAAAAAAAGGGTAAGTTGCTTGAAAAGCAACGCATGACGCTATATTTCGAGGGCGACTACCTAACTCGTATTGACGATGGCAACATGCCCGTGCTACCCGCGATGGTCGTGCCTGTATTGACTGAACCCGTCGGCGAGAATTAG
- a CDS encoding DUF4202 domain-containing protein, whose translation MIANIPRFEQAFVKFDAANAADPNQDVFEGVIYPKELLYSKRMTAMLKHFEPDASETLQLAARCQHICRWKISRNNYPMDRIGYKCWRMELYKFHGEITGEIMREVGYDEEMIANVQALLRKEKLKTNPESQSLEDVVGLVFLQYYLVDFFNKYSSFEEEKLFNILCKTWKKMSEKGHITALKFNFTSELRTVINKVLVVA comes from the coding sequence ATGATTGCTAATATTCCCCGCTTTGAGCAAGCGTTTGTCAAATTTGATGCCGCTAACGCTGCTGATCCTAATCAGGATGTTTTCGAGGGTGTGATTTATCCCAAAGAACTACTCTATTCTAAACGCATGACTGCCATGCTTAAGCATTTTGAGCCTGATGCGTCTGAAACATTACAACTGGCAGCGCGTTGTCAGCATATCTGCCGCTGGAAAATCTCACGCAACAATTATCCAATGGATAGAATAGGGTATAAATGTTGGCGCATGGAACTGTATAAATTTCACGGTGAAATTACGGGTGAGATTATGCGCGAGGTAGGCTATGACGAGGAAATGATTGCTAATGTACAAGCGCTGTTGCGCAAAGAAAAGCTTAAAACCAACCCGGAAAGCCAGAGTTTGGAAGACGTCGTTGGCTTAGTGTTCCTTCAGTATTATCTGGTAGATTTTTTTAATAAATATAGTTCTTTTGAAGAAGAAAAATTGTTCAACATTCTCTGCAAAACTTGGAAAAAAATGTCTGAAAAAGGCCACATAACTGCATTAAAGTTCAACTTCACTTCAGAGCTGCGGACGGTAATTAATAAAGTGCTGGTGGTAGCCTGA
- the orn gene encoding oligoribonuclease: protein MAQNQNYLIWIDMEMTGLVPETDRIIEVALVITDGDLNTIVEAPVLVVHQADIVLDGMDSWNKATHGKSGLIDKVKASTLDDAVVEAQMLEFLKEYVPARISPMCGNSICQDRRFLARWMPQLESYFHYRNLDVSTLKELAKRWKPEVAQGIKKHGKHEALADIYESINEMKYYRDNFIQI from the coding sequence ATGGCACAAAATCAAAACTACCTCATTTGGATAGATATGGAGATGACCGGTCTAGTTCCGGAAACTGATCGCATTATTGAAGTTGCGCTGGTTATTACTGATGGCGATCTGAATACTATTGTTGAAGCACCGGTTTTGGTAGTGCACCAAGCAGATATCGTATTGGACGGTATGGATAGCTGGAATAAAGCCACCCATGGCAAATCTGGTCTTATCGACAAGGTGAAAGCATCGACGCTGGACGACGCAGTAGTGGAAGCTCAGATGCTGGAGTTTCTCAAGGAATATGTGCCCGCTCGCATTTCACCGATGTGTGGCAATTCTATCTGCCAGGATCGTCGCTTTCTTGCACGCTGGATGCCGCAATTGGAAAGCTATTTCCACTATCGTAACTTGGATGTAAGCACTCTTAAGGAACTTGCTAAACGCTGGAAGCCAGAAGTAGCTCAGGGGATAAAGAAACACGGTAAACATGAAGCGTTGGCTGATATTTACGAATCCATCAATGAGATGAAGTATTACCGTGATAATTTTATCCAGATATAA
- a CDS encoding NAD kinase — protein sequence MKFPFKTVALIGKYKTPEITGPLLRLAAFLSEQDVSVVVDSLTAEHLKQHDYKVMTLDTMGDEVDLAIVLGGDGTMLNIARTLAPLGIPLVGVNQGRLGFLTDISVDTMQQTIAAMLGGNFVTEQRMLLSTCILRDGVEVFSSLAFNEVVLHRGNISSMIEFEVRIDDEYLYLQRADGLIVATPTGSTAYALSAGGPILHPSLDLIALVPVCPHTLSNRPIVVKSESLLEILPHRISDARVHFDSHAYFDLQENDKVVVRRHSKPACLLHPVGHSYYRTLREKLLWNKTL from the coding sequence ATGAAATTCCCTTTTAAAACTGTCGCTCTGATCGGAAAATACAAGACACCGGAAATTACCGGGCCGTTGCTGCGGTTGGCTGCCTTTCTTTCCGAGCAAGATGTTTCTGTAGTAGTGGACAGTCTCACGGCCGAGCACCTAAAGCAGCACGATTATAAAGTTATGACTTTGGACACGATGGGGGATGAGGTAGATCTGGCCATCGTGCTGGGCGGCGATGGAACCATGTTGAACATTGCGCGTACCTTGGCCCCCCTCGGTATTCCGCTAGTGGGAGTGAATCAGGGGCGGTTAGGTTTTCTTACCGACATATCGGTTGATACCATGCAGCAAACCATAGCCGCTATGCTGGGCGGCAATTTCGTCACTGAGCAGCGTATGTTGTTGTCTACCTGTATTTTGCGCGATGGTGTTGAGGTATTTAGTTCGCTAGCGTTCAACGAAGTGGTGTTACATCGCGGCAATATCAGCAGCATGATTGAATTCGAGGTGCGCATCGACGATGAGTATCTATATCTTCAACGTGCAGATGGTTTGATTGTGGCGACCCCTACTGGCTCTACAGCATATGCATTATCCGCTGGCGGTCCTATCTTGCATCCTTCACTCGACCTTATCGCTCTGGTTCCTGTCTGTCCGCATACCTTAAGTAATCGTCCCATCGTTGTTAAAAGCGAATCGTTGCTGGAAATTTTGCCGCACCGCATTTCTGATGCGCGCGTGCATTTTGATAGCCACGCCTACTTTGATTTGCAGGAAAATGACAAAGTGGTGGTGAGGCGTCATTCAAAGCCGGCTTGTCTATTGCATCCAGTAGGACATAGCTATTACCGTACATTGCGTGAAAAATTGCTCTGGAATAAAACATTGTAA
- the recN gene encoding DNA repair protein RecN, with the protein MLKFLSIRDFVIVDSLELDFSSGFTALTGETGAGKSILIDALSLALGERGDAGMVRSGCERAEISTEFDIADLPDLQSWLCEQELVGDANICLLRRVLDANGRSRGFINGRSATLQQMRDAGEYLLDIHGQHAHQSLLYPDAQRDLLDGYAGLISEVEELAGLFREWQTLLRRRTKLEQTAEAVASERELLLFQRHELEMLNFTVQAWAELQSEYARLSHAADLLETAQFGVEILSEADTACLAQLNALTVRLRVGIEFDGSLQDTLNIVESAQNDLQEAVYALRHYPQKVDIDPQKLLEQEQRMAAVVDASRKYRVVPEQLPDVLQCIVARLDDLGSDADLAALAQQEAAAREQYLSAAKKLGAARKKAAEKLSREITAAMQTLAMQGGNFAVVLRPLAEGNAQGLEALEFQVAINPGSPLRSLAKVASGGELSRISLAIQVAASQAATVPTLIFDEVDSGIGGRVAEIVGALLKRLGQRHQVMCVTHLPQVAAMADAQWQVSKSSRNGATVSTIFILNRAERVEEIARMLGGVRITDTTRKHAAEMLDGGLDLSSCGSFDVSC; encoded by the coding sequence ATGCTGAAGTTTCTTAGTATCCGCGATTTTGTCATTGTTGATTCCCTTGAACTTGATTTTTCCTCCGGTTTCACCGCGCTCACTGGCGAGACGGGTGCGGGTAAATCCATTTTGATTGACGCCTTGTCGCTGGCGTTGGGCGAACGTGGCGATGCGGGCATGGTGCGTAGCGGTTGTGAGCGCGCCGAGATCAGTACGGAATTCGATATAGCCGACTTGCCCGATTTGCAATCCTGGTTGTGCGAGCAAGAGTTGGTAGGTGATGCGAATATATGCTTGCTGCGCAGGGTGTTGGATGCCAACGGACGGTCGCGTGGTTTCATTAATGGGCGTAGCGCCACGTTGCAACAGATGCGCGATGCGGGTGAGTATCTGCTCGATATCCACGGTCAGCATGCACATCAATCCTTATTGTATCCCGATGCTCAGCGCGATCTGCTGGATGGTTATGCCGGTTTGATAAGCGAAGTGGAAGAGCTGGCGGGATTATTCCGCGAGTGGCAAACGTTGCTTCGCCGCCGTACAAAACTGGAGCAAACAGCTGAAGCGGTGGCTAGCGAGCGTGAGTTATTGTTGTTCCAGCGGCACGAGCTGGAAATGTTGAACTTTACCGTACAGGCGTGGGCGGAATTACAGAGCGAATATGCGCGCCTGTCGCACGCCGCAGACCTGTTGGAAACCGCACAGTTTGGCGTGGAAATATTAAGTGAAGCCGATACTGCTTGCCTTGCGCAATTGAATGCGCTTACTGTCCGTTTACGCGTAGGTATTGAATTCGACGGATCCTTGCAGGATACGCTTAATATAGTGGAAAGTGCCCAAAACGATTTGCAGGAAGCCGTGTATGCGTTACGCCATTATCCACAGAAAGTGGATATTGACCCGCAAAAATTACTTGAGCAGGAACAGCGCATGGCTGCGGTAGTGGATGCGTCGCGCAAATACCGGGTAGTGCCAGAGCAATTACCCGATGTCTTGCAGTGTATTGTCGCGCGGCTGGATGATCTGGGTAGCGATGCTGACCTCGCCGCATTGGCGCAGCAAGAGGCTGCCGCACGTGAACAGTATCTATCTGCCGCGAAAAAATTGGGTGCGGCGCGCAAAAAAGCAGCTGAAAAATTATCACGTGAAATTACTGCTGCAATGCAGACTCTGGCCATGCAGGGCGGTAATTTCGCTGTGGTACTGAGACCGCTTGCTGAAGGAAATGCACAGGGGCTGGAAGCGCTCGAATTTCAGGTAGCGATCAATCCCGGTTCACCGTTACGCAGCTTGGCAAAAGTTGCCTCTGGTGGCGAATTATCGCGTATCAGTCTGGCGATACAGGTGGCCGCCAGTCAGGCAGCCACCGTGCCCACGTTGATTTTTGACGAAGTGGATAGTGGCATAGGTGGGCGTGTGGCGGAAATTGTTGGTGCTTTGCTTAAGCGCTTGGGGCAGCGTCATCAAGTGATGTGCGTAACGCATTTGCCGCAGGTGGCGGCAATGGCGGATGCACAATGGCAGGTAAGTAAATCCAGCCGAAACGGTGCTACCGTGAGTACCATATTTATCCTCAATCGGGCGGAACGTGTCGAGGAAATTGCACGCATGTTGGGTGGAGTAAGAATTACTGATACCACGCGCAAACATGCGGCTGAAATGCTTGATGGGGGGCTCGATTTGTCGAGCTGCGGCAGCTTTGATGTATCATGCTGA
- a CDS encoding formylglycine-generating enzyme family protein: MKSVYISTLLVVTLAAFADVYAANSTLSVTCKGDDVGADVLVNGKFKGECPVDVLVPEGTLKLKVQKKVDASSARIFEQEIRMGDNVIKTVEVSLGAPQKNAEGKQESAQLGVEQAETKKGSLLSVTCKIDDMDAEVFVDDQLKGVCPLDVQVPEGTLKLRVQKKVDAFNDRTFEQELRVGDGAIKKVEVQLGTAQLNAVGKQREPEQVEVKKGMFKDCPSCPEMIVIPAGSFDMGSPDNEAGHGVDESPVHRVTLPSFALGKTEVTRSQYAAFVGETKHDAGTCWAVNESGWVEERVGRNSGDFGFRKDLVGDSEFDNRPVACVNWFDAQAYVQWLSKKTGKNYRLPTEAEWEYAARAGTTTAFYWGNDVGNNNANCSDCGHKWDGSSTPWEGAKSAPVGSFKPNAFGLYDMLGNVWEWTEDTYHNNYKGAPTNGSAWVQKTSGNDRAVGRVIRGGSWKYTSKFMRSAYRVGNEEIKRYEYKVGFRLARTLP, translated from the coding sequence ATGAAATCAGTTTATATTTCAACCCTACTAGTCGTAACCCTAGCGGCATTCGCTGACGTATATGCGGCTAACTCTACGCTGAGTGTAACCTGTAAAGGTGATGACGTGGGTGCTGATGTATTGGTTAATGGCAAATTCAAGGGCGAATGCCCTGTGGATGTGCTGGTACCAGAAGGCACATTAAAATTGAAGGTGCAAAAGAAAGTTGATGCTTCCAGTGCACGTATATTCGAGCAAGAAATTCGCATGGGCGATAACGTGATTAAAACGGTTGAAGTGTCATTGGGTGCGCCGCAAAAGAATGCCGAAGGCAAGCAAGAGTCAGCGCAATTGGGCGTGGAGCAGGCTGAGACGAAGAAGGGGTCGTTGCTGAGTGTCACCTGTAAAATTGATGATATGGATGCTGAAGTGTTCGTCGACGATCAACTTAAGGGTGTATGTCCACTAGACGTGCAGGTGCCTGAAGGCACGTTGAAGTTGCGGGTGCAAAAGAAAGTTGATGCTTTTAATGATCGCACATTCGAACAAGAACTCCGTGTGGGAGACGGTGCGATTAAAAAGGTCGAGGTTCAACTGGGTACGGCGCAACTCAACGCCGTAGGTAAACAGCGCGAACCTGAGCAGGTTGAGGTTAAAAAGGGAATGTTCAAAGATTGTCCAAGCTGCCCAGAAATGATAGTCATCCCGGCAGGAAGTTTTGACATGGGTTCGCCGGATAATGAGGCTGGGCACGGCGTTGATGAGAGCCCTGTTCATCGGGTCACTTTACCGTCTTTTGCTTTAGGTAAAACCGAAGTTACTCGAAGTCAGTATGCCGCATTTGTGGGCGAGACAAAGCATGATGCGGGAACATGTTGGGCAGTCAACGAAAGCGGTTGGGTTGAAGAACGTGTTGGCCGTAATTCGGGCGACTTTGGCTTCCGTAAAGACCTTGTTGGTGACAGTGAGTTTGATAATCGTCCGGTTGCCTGTGTCAATTGGTTTGATGCACAAGCCTACGTCCAATGGTTATCAAAGAAAACCGGAAAGAATTACCGTTTGCCGACTGAAGCAGAATGGGAATATGCCGCTCGTGCTGGCACGACAACCGCTTTTTACTGGGGTAATGATGTCGGGAATAACAATGCTAACTGTAGTGATTGCGGCCACAAGTGGGACGGATCTTCCACCCCGTGGGAAGGAGCAAAATCTGCCCCAGTAGGCAGCTTTAAGCCGAATGCTTTTGGCCTATATGACATGCTAGGCAATGTGTGGGAATGGACGGAGGATACTTATCATAATAATTACAAAGGTGCGCCAACGAATGGAAGTGCTTGGGTGCAAAAAACCTCTGGGAATGATAGGGCTGTAGGACGTGTTATTCGTGGCGGCTCTTGGAAATACACTTCGAAGTTTATGCGCTCAGCATATCGTGTGGGGAACGAAGAGATAAAACGTTATGAATACAAGGTTGGGTTTCGTCTTGCTAGAACGCTCCCATAA
- the dapB gene encoding 4-hydroxy-tetrahydrodipicolinate reductase, with the protein MNKIKVVIAGCSGRMGKTLLEGILQSGDLTLHAALEHASSAQLGKDAGELAGSICGVKITANVEDALQGANVLIDFTRPEGTMHHLGVCIKLGVPMVIGTTGFSAQQKVQLGAAAQHIGIVFAPNMSVGVNLTFKLLEMASKVLSHGYDIEIIEAHHRHKVDAPSGTALGMGEVIAKTLGRDLAKCAVYGREGVTGERDPSTIGFATVRGGDIVGDHTVLFAGIGERIEITHKASSRATFALGALRAARFLQDKAAGMYDMQDVLELK; encoded by the coding sequence ATGAATAAAATAAAAGTCGTAATTGCTGGTTGTAGCGGGCGAATGGGCAAGACTTTGCTGGAAGGCATACTACAGTCGGGTGATCTGACCTTACATGCGGCTCTGGAGCATGCCTCCAGTGCGCAGTTGGGGAAAGATGCTGGTGAGTTGGCTGGTAGTATATGTGGTGTAAAGATTACCGCTAATGTGGAGGATGCTCTGCAAGGTGCGAATGTGCTGATTGATTTTACGCGTCCGGAAGGCACGATGCACCACCTTGGCGTATGTATAAAACTCGGCGTGCCGATGGTTATAGGCACCACCGGTTTTTCTGCGCAACAAAAGGTGCAGTTGGGTGCGGCAGCGCAGCACATCGGTATCGTGTTTGCTCCCAACATGAGCGTAGGTGTAAACCTTACCTTCAAATTGCTGGAAATGGCGTCCAAAGTGTTAAGCCATGGCTATGATATTGAAATTATCGAAGCACATCACCGTCATAAAGTGGATGCACCCTCTGGAACCGCGCTGGGTATGGGAGAAGTCATTGCAAAAACATTGGGGCGCGATCTGGCTAAATGCGCTGTATATGGTCGTGAAGGTGTCACAGGTGAACGCGATCCGTCTACCATTGGCTTCGCTACCGTGCGTGGTGGCGATATTGTGGGAGATCACACCGTGCTCTTTGCAGGCATCGGTGAACGTATCGAAATTACTCACAAGGCGAGTAGTCGTGCCACTTTTGCTCTCGGTGCGCTACGTGCAGCACGTTTTTTGCAAGACAAGGCGGCTGGGATGTATGACATGCAGGATGTGCTTGAGTTGAAGTAA
- the hemH gene encoding ferrochelatase — MPYSIEPTYTHGTPEKCAVLLLNLGTPDAPTAQAVKPYLREFLGDPRVVEIPKLVWWFILNGIILNTRPKKSAAKYASIWMPEGSPLKVHTERQTSLLQRYLEERTHGMPLVVDYAMRYGNPSISSVLDKLKAQNCQRILLVPMYPQYAASATGTAWDIIFNKLIKQRNMPALRTIKHFYDNPGYIAATVQNIRDYWTLHGRPDQLVMSFHGLPRYTLEKGDPYHCECQKSGRLIAEALQLNAEQYTVCFQSRFGRSEWLQPYTTAILKKLGMKKTKRVDVICPGFVADCLETLEEIAMEGKEDFKHAGGGEYHYIPCLNERPGWIHALADLVLDNLHGWLDKPQAAQLEQSRLKALAMGAKS; from the coding sequence ATGCCTTACTCAATTGAACCTACCTATACCCACGGCACACCTGAAAAATGTGCCGTGTTATTGCTTAACCTTGGCACGCCGGATGCTCCCACTGCCCAAGCAGTCAAACCTTACTTGCGTGAATTCCTGGGCGACCCGCGCGTAGTGGAAATTCCCAAACTGGTTTGGTGGTTTATTCTGAACGGTATTATTCTTAACACTAGACCAAAGAAATCTGCCGCCAAGTATGCCAGCATTTGGATGCCCGAAGGCTCACCCCTGAAAGTACATACCGAACGTCAAACCAGTCTGCTACAACGCTATCTGGAGGAACGCACCCATGGCATGCCACTGGTGGTGGACTACGCCATGCGCTATGGCAATCCTTCAATTTCCAGCGTGCTAGACAAACTCAAGGCACAAAATTGTCAGCGCATCCTGCTTGTTCCGATGTATCCACAATATGCCGCCAGTGCAACCGGCACCGCATGGGATATTATTTTTAATAAACTCATCAAACAGCGCAACATGCCCGCGCTGCGCACTATTAAGCACTTCTACGACAACCCTGGCTACATTGCGGCCACTGTGCAAAACATCCGCGATTATTGGACACTGCATGGTCGCCCGGATCAACTGGTGATGAGCTTTCACGGTTTACCACGCTACACGTTAGAAAAGGGCGATCCTTACCACTGTGAATGCCAAAAAAGCGGACGTCTGATAGCTGAGGCATTGCAACTTAATGCAGAACAATACACTGTTTGCTTCCAGTCGCGCTTCGGCCGTTCCGAATGGCTCCAGCCTTATACAACTGCCATACTTAAAAAGTTAGGCATGAAAAAAACTAAACGCGTTGATGTAATCTGCCCTGGCTTCGTAGCAGACTGCCTGGAAACGCTGGAAGAGATTGCAATGGAAGGTAAAGAAGACTTTAAGCATGCCGGCGGAGGTGAATATCACTATATTCCTTGCCTCAATGAACGTCCAGGCTGGATACACGCCTTAGCGGATTTAGTGTTGGACAACCTGCACGGCTGGCTCGATAAACCACAAGCTGCACAACTGGAACAGAGCCGCTTAAAGGCTCTGGCCATGGGCGCTAAGAGTTAA